The Niastella koreensis GR20-10 genome includes a window with the following:
- a CDS encoding DUF4236 domain-containing protein gives MAWSYRKRIKVIPGVHLNFSNSGISTSIGVRGASVNFGKNGTYLNTSIPGLGHNRQKLSDGSKPIPATYFDQPTPYTDNIFSADIQEITSQDMQGIKEAIIAAHEQRLDLRKDLASIKASLGSSKFKLFASYMLLYGVIKKSIANNIKTEINAKKDAIKELEKQIENCYVALDIEFDQNIKERYDRMVESFKKLSTSMKIWDVTSENYQNRVATRSAASTVVNKRAVKFGIKSLPDLKSAFETLWLKNANGADLYFYPNFIVMYSNQKQFALIGLHEINFYHNAVRFIETGSVPGDSKIIDRTWAKVNKNGTPDKRFKDNYQIPVVRYGEITLNTATGLNEQYEFSNFEYSEEFATAFNNYQQTIKYITQITA, from the coding sequence CGTAAACTTCGGAAAAAACGGCACTTACCTAAATACAAGTATACCGGGGTTAGGGCATAACAGGCAGAAACTTTCTGATGGCTCCAAACCCATTCCCGCCACTTATTTCGACCAACCCACACCTTATACCGATAACATCTTTAGTGCCGACATTCAGGAGATTACAAGTCAGGACATGCAAGGCATTAAAGAAGCGATTATTGCAGCACATGAACAAAGGTTGGATTTGAGAAAAGATCTGGCCAGCATAAAAGCGTCATTGGGTAGTTCCAAATTTAAATTGTTTGCAAGTTACATGCTGCTATATGGCGTAATTAAGAAATCAATTGCCAACAATATAAAAACGGAAATAAACGCCAAGAAGGACGCTATAAAAGAATTGGAGAAACAGATTGAAAACTGCTATGTAGCGCTTGATATAGAATTTGACCAAAATATAAAAGAAAGGTACGACCGGATGGTTGAAAGTTTTAAAAAGCTGTCAACCTCAATGAAAATCTGGGATGTAACCAGTGAAAACTATCAAAACAGGGTTGCAACAAGGTCAGCAGCATCAACTGTTGTCAACAAACGAGCCGTAAAGTTTGGAATTAAGTCGCTTCCTGATTTAAAGTCGGCGTTTGAAACGTTATGGCTAAAGAATGCCAATGGAGCTGATTTATACTTTTATCCAAATTTCATTGTTATGTACTCCAATCAAAAGCAATTTGCTTTAATTGGCCTTCACGAAATTAACTTTTATCACAATGCTGTCAGGTTTATTGAAACCGGATCAGTTCCCGGTGACAGTAAAATCATCGACAGAACATGGGCCAAAGTGAACAAGAATGGTACACCAGATAAAAGGTTTAAGGACAACTACCAAATTCCGGTTGTGAGGTATGGTGAAATAACTTTAAATACAGCTACAGGATTAAACGAGCAGTATGAATTCAGCAATTTTGAATATTCAGAGGAGTTTGCTACCGCCTTCAATAACTATCAACAAACAATAAAATATATAACACAGATAACTGCGTAA
- a CDS encoding exonuclease domain-containing protein: MKTTTFTAIDFETATPKRWSICQVGIVRVTNGKITEKIDLLVQPPKNEYSNFNIAIHGITPDMTATALTFDKAWSRIKSLISKQNVVAHNGHRFDFNCLKQTLEFYDLAEPKYNKHCTYQIFDAKLDLLCKKYKIKLEKHHNALADATACAELFLLHLKNGLN, encoded by the coding sequence ATGAAAACAACTACTTTTACTGCTATTGATTTTGAAACTGCCACCCCAAAAAGATGGAGTATTTGCCAGGTGGGAATTGTTAGAGTTACTAACGGGAAAATTACTGAAAAAATAGATTTGCTGGTTCAGCCTCCAAAGAACGAATATTCCAATTTCAACATTGCCATTCATGGCATTACACCTGATATGACTGCTACTGCATTAACTTTTGATAAAGCATGGAGTAGAATAAAGTCCCTTATAAGCAAACAAAATGTGGTTGCACATAATGGCCATAGGTTTGACTTTAATTGCTTAAAGCAAACATTAGAGTTTTATGACCTTGCTGAGCCGAAATATAATAAGCATTGCACATATCAGATCTTTGACGCCAAATTGGATCTCTTATGTAAAAAATATAAGATAAAATTAGAGAAGCACCACAATGCCCTTGCCGATGCTACTGCCTGTGCAGAGCTTTTTTTACTGCATTTAAAAAACGGACTAAACTAA
- a CDS encoding FHA domain-containing protein: MRKLLNNPTPVAPEQSDAAPVSSQAQPALSIPATKAKREEIIKFIINGLKPYIDEKGHTIAGLRLYILCNNKEAEETLKVALCDDTPGMFQKDHLERKLVNNFIQLAGGWFFEHHLVTDKLPDYCITHGMMGLEVIRRGQDLFQQYSVARLQVLVGQTQFPEYELNPKQQLKFSIGRTQHPKLSTGKIHTNDIVFWAQDDAAFNATTGMANLHVSRNHAYILYNPQLDKFFLFPDKGGLPENGNKIRIYTADDKVKSLNVPGVSHELQHGDQIELGGAAVLVFMK, encoded by the coding sequence TTGAGGAAGCTTCTTAATAACCCCACCCCGGTGGCGCCGGAACAAAGTGATGCAGCACCCGTGAGCAGCCAGGCGCAACCAGCATTGTCTATTCCAGCTACGAAGGCCAAGCGGGAGGAGATCATCAAATTCATCATAAATGGGTTAAAACCTTATATAGATGAAAAGGGCCACACCATTGCCGGTTTGCGTTTATACATCCTGTGTAATAATAAAGAGGCGGAAGAAACGCTGAAGGTAGCCCTGTGCGACGATACGCCCGGTATGTTCCAGAAAGATCACCTCGAACGCAAGCTGGTGAATAATTTCATTCAGCTCGCAGGCGGCTGGTTTTTTGAACATCATCTGGTAACAGATAAACTGCCCGACTATTGCATTACCCATGGCATGATGGGCCTGGAGGTGATTCGCCGTGGTCAGGACCTGTTTCAGCAATATTCCGTTGCCCGCCTGCAGGTGCTGGTAGGACAAACCCAATTTCCCGAATATGAGTTGAACCCCAAACAACAATTAAAGTTCAGCATTGGCCGAACACAACATCCCAAACTCTCCACCGGTAAAATACACACCAACGATATCGTGTTCTGGGCACAGGACGACGCAGCATTCAATGCCACCACCGGCATGGCCAATTTACACGTAAGCCGTAACCATGCGTATATCTTATACAACCCCCAGCTCGATAAATTCTTCCTGTTCCCCGACAAAGGCGGCCTGCCGGAGAATGGCAACAAGATCCGAATTTATACGGCCGATGATAAAGTGAAGTCGCTGAATGTGCCGGGAGTATCGCATGAGTTGCAGCATGGAGATCAGATTGAGTTGGGGGGCGCGGCGGTTTTGGTGTTTATGAAATGA
- a CDS encoding FtsW/RodA/SpoVE family cell cycle protein, whose amino-acid sequence MEVNPKNIHSSKVEGWILLTGSAVLMLVLFVKLFFTLSPALNRADTALKTGRAIKLEAGLNKDSLRKIITNGNFFADERDADMLVDSLSMRLITVGNVDNLGAINKGGFGLIAPVEWKAPHGGLDFQGRLEASRQRLGFDSVLYNKELKNPTAYPATVNVATGTHEMGGRLVYQEQPMAGTLVQLREHIATPDEDSLYDHVLYARTDNNGEFHFTGLVTDSGYSVLPLKPGFEFGARQGSARLEKDKFYTFTGKPHKVRLIGPIAYAQMKEDGILLVRTPSAFTTSYWLIVGGCMLAFFLAHVILWLRKKEPDVFILPLLLLLCSISILLLFSIQNPLTDTLHAAQALQGVIIGLAGFVVFALIDIRKLYTRWWFDALFNFKQKNVYGLRGWTWLVLAIGMALLTLLIGTGPEGSGVKVNIQLGGFTFQPSEITKYLLLLFLAGFFAANEENIRNLSDIRWRFLVSLGVFAGVGVILALYLLMGDMGPAMVMCFTFLFFYSIARGNLLLTVLAGVVYCVLLNYVPGWLATAISFVAVILTMILQRQVKTVKWYGVFAALADAPVIVLLVIAAFAFGDQLPGIGDRLADRKAMWLSQWDNDVFGGDHLAHSYWTLASGGLTGQGPGRGFPNTMPAAHTDMILPSIGEELGWLGLVAVFLVFGMLIHRSFLHARRAGQPFSFYLCAGIAIATGIQFLLIAGGSIGLIPLTGVTVPFLSYGKISLIVNLAAMGIVAGISSRPGQAIQTEHLRKYYDFVLGTGILFFLTGLAALMVKLYQVQVVQRKEILVRPARVINRNGLPIYSYNPRIDKLTRVLAAGSIYDRNGLVIATSEPGVIKKNMDAYLSAGIDTTQLENTLQKRVVRFYPFEEDLFFWTGDYNTRLFWGQGNGYFAEARHLTSLRGYATSPEKRDYVSTEYRPDKFTRPVQKTIKLVSYDYSPLVESLQSGIDTTNEAIRKIKHKDRDIHLTIDAALQKEIQDSLRKSNFKNDRIAVVVMDAGSGDLLASALNPLPNLQMPDLMLLPDRERNKLPKPVTDRDLGLTYATAPGSTAKILTGMAAFNKMGLDAAKVKYTDIYRSEIFRDNPTEQEPFIPKVNYVDMHEAIVNSSNIFFIRMANENNLEEQMAALYQATGMNIDQRGGYDFAPTTNKVKQAEDLADWQKQVMNHDRRAYNNPRLMGTKNRYRSPFSGLAWGQSSLTATPASMARMAGAIANNGVMMPTRYMLKEAGVNQPIASGVEIAEDTAYAGTLTRYMIDQSNQPGKQKIRNIVVAGKSGTPERVINGEIESDGWYVFFAPTPDHRSRTVTCIRIERGKGSSNAVLVANSIAKVLEKRGYIVSF is encoded by the coding sequence ATGGAAGTTAACCCGAAAAATATTCATAGTAGTAAAGTAGAAGGTTGGATCCTTTTAACTGGTTCCGCCGTATTGATGCTCGTACTCTTTGTAAAGTTGTTCTTTACGTTGTCACCCGCATTGAATCGCGCCGATACCGCATTGAAAACCGGCCGGGCCATTAAACTGGAAGCCGGACTAAATAAAGATTCTTTAAGAAAGATCATTACCAATGGCAACTTTTTTGCCGATGAGCGCGATGCAGACATGCTGGTTGATTCGTTGTCGATGCGGCTGATCACCGTTGGCAATGTAGACAACCTCGGCGCCATCAATAAAGGCGGCTTTGGTTTGATAGCGCCCGTTGAATGGAAAGCGCCCCATGGTGGTCTGGATTTTCAGGGAAGATTGGAAGCCTCGCGCCAACGCCTGGGTTTTGATTCGGTGCTGTACAATAAAGAATTGAAAAACCCTACTGCGTATCCGGCAACGGTGAATGTTGCAACGGGAACGCATGAAATGGGTGGGCGTTTGGTGTACCAGGAGCAACCGATGGCCGGCACGCTGGTGCAATTGCGCGAACACATTGCCACGCCCGACGAAGATTCCCTGTACGATCATGTGCTGTACGCCCGCACCGATAATAATGGCGAATTTCATTTTACCGGCCTGGTAACGGATTCAGGCTATAGTGTGCTGCCGCTGAAACCCGGTTTTGAATTTGGCGCCCGCCAGGGGAGCGCCCGCCTGGAAAAAGATAAGTTCTATACTTTCACTGGCAAACCGCATAAAGTAAGGTTGATCGGTCCCATCGCGTATGCACAAATGAAAGAAGACGGGATCCTGTTGGTAAGAACGCCGTCAGCGTTCACCACTTCCTACTGGCTGATCGTTGGCGGTTGTATGCTGGCCTTTTTCCTGGCGCATGTTATTTTGTGGCTGCGAAAAAAAGAGCCCGATGTATTTATTTTACCCTTGCTGCTGTTGTTATGCAGCATCTCTATCCTGCTATTATTTAGTATCCAAAACCCGCTGACCGATACGCTCCATGCCGCACAAGCCTTGCAGGGAGTGATCATTGGCCTGGCGGGTTTTGTTGTTTTTGCGTTGATCGACATCCGTAAATTATATACCCGCTGGTGGTTCGATGCCCTGTTCAATTTCAAACAAAAGAATGTATATGGCCTTCGTGGCTGGACCTGGCTCGTACTGGCCATCGGCATGGCCTTATTGACCCTGCTGATAGGAACAGGTCCCGAAGGCAGTGGCGTGAAAGTAAACATTCAACTGGGCGGTTTTACTTTTCAACCCAGTGAGATCACCAAGTATTTGCTGTTATTATTCCTGGCCGGGTTCTTTGCCGCCAATGAAGAGAACATCCGCAATTTGTCGGATATCCGCTGGCGCTTCCTGGTTAGTTTGGGGGTGTTTGCAGGCGTGGGTGTTATCCTGGCGCTGTACCTGTTAATGGGCGATATGGGGCCCGCTATGGTAATGTGTTTTACCTTCTTATTCTTTTATAGCATTGCACGTGGCAATTTATTGCTGACGGTTTTGGCGGGTGTGGTGTATTGTGTGTTGCTGAATTATGTACCCGGCTGGCTGGCGACGGCCATCAGTTTTGTGGCGGTGATCTTAACCATGATCCTCCAACGCCAGGTAAAAACCGTGAAATGGTATGGCGTTTTTGCCGCCCTGGCCGATGCCCCGGTGATTGTGTTACTCGTAATCGCCGCCTTTGCATTTGGCGATCAGTTGCCAGGTATTGGCGACCGCCTCGCCGATCGCAAAGCCATGTGGTTAAGCCAGTGGGATAATGATGTTTTTGGCGGCGACCACCTCGCGCACAGTTACTGGACGTTGGCGTCGGGCGGGTTAACGGGGCAAGGCCCCGGCCGCGGTTTTCCCAATACCATGCCTGCTGCGCATACCGATATGATTCTACCCAGCATCGGGGAAGAATTGGGCTGGTTGGGTTTGGTGGCCGTGTTCCTGGTGTTCGGCATGTTAATACACCGGTCGTTTTTACATGCCCGCCGGGCAGGACAGCCGTTTAGTTTTTATTTGTGTGCCGGCATAGCCATTGCCACCGGCATACAATTTCTGCTGATTGCCGGTGGCTCCATTGGGCTGATACCGCTCACGGGGGTCACCGTTCCATTTTTGAGTTATGGAAAGATCTCACTGATCGTAAACCTCGCGGCCATGGGGATTGTAGCGGGTATTTCGTCGCGGCCCGGACAGGCCATTCAAACCGAACACCTGCGCAAGTACTACGACTTTGTGCTGGGCACCGGCATCCTGTTCTTCTTAACCGGGTTGGCTGCGTTGATGGTGAAGTTGTACCAGGTGCAGGTAGTGCAGCGTAAAGAGATCCTGGTTCGGCCGGCGCGTGTGATCAATCGCAATGGCTTACCTATTTATAGTTACAACCCGCGCATCGATAAACTCACGCGCGTGCTGGCAGCCGGTTCTATTTACGATCGTAATGGACTGGTGATCGCTACCAGCGAACCCGGCGTTATCAAAAAAAATATGGATGCCTATCTCAGTGCAGGCATCGATACCACACAACTCGAAAACACCTTGCAGAAAAGGGTAGTGCGTTTTTATCCGTTTGAAGAAGACCTCTTCTTCTGGACGGGCGATTACAATACCCGCCTGTTCTGGGGGCAAGGCAATGGCTATTTTGCCGAAGCGCGCCATTTAACTTCATTACGCGGGTATGCTACCAGTCCGGAAAAACGCGATTATGTAAGTACAGAATACCGTCCCGATAAATTTACGCGGCCGGTACAAAAAACCATCAAGCTGGTGAGTTACGATTATTCGCCATTGGTAGAAAGTCTGCAGTCGGGCATCGATACCACCAATGAAGCGATCCGGAAAATAAAACACAAAGACCGCGATATCCATTTAACCATCGATGCGGCGCTGCAAAAAGAGATCCAGGATTCCCTGCGCAAAAGCAATTTTAAAAATGATCGCATCGCCGTGGTGGTGATGGATGCCGGCAGTGGCGATCTGCTGGCTTCTGCCTTAAACCCGTTACCCAATTTGCAAATGCCCGATCTGATGTTGTTGCCCGATCGTGAACGCAATAAACTGCCCAAACCGGTTACCGATCGCGACCTCGGTTTAACGTATGCCACCGCGCCCGGTTCAACCGCAAAAATATTGACGGGCATGGCAGCCTTTAATAAAATGGGGCTGGATGCCGCCAAAGTAAAATATACCGATATCTATCGTTCCGAGATCTTCCGCGATAACCCAACCGAGCAGGAACCGTTTATTCCTAAAGTGAATTATGTGGATATGCACGAGGCCATCGTGAACTCGAGTAACATCTTCTTCATTCGCATGGCCAATGAAAATAATTTAGAAGAACAGATGGCTGCCCTGTACCAGGCAACGGGGATGAACATCGATCAGCGGGGTGGCTATGATTTTGCGCCCACTACCAATAAAGTAAAGCAAGCCGAAGACCTGGCCGACTGGCAGAAGCAGGTGATGAACCACGATCGCCGGGCGTATAACAATCCCAGGTTAATGGGAACCAAGAACCGGTATCGCAGTCCGTTCTCGGGCCTGGCGTGGGGACAAAGTTCGCTTACGGCCACGCCCGCGTCTATGGCGCGGATGGCGGGCGCTATTGCCAATAATGGCGTCATGATGCCCACGCGGTACATGTTGAAGGAGGCAGGCGTTAATCAGCCAATAGCCAGTGGAGTTGAGATTGCCGAAGATACCGCCTATGCAGGAACGCTTACCCGCTATATGATCGACCAGAGTAACCAGCCCGGCAAACAGAAGATCAGGAACATCGTAGTAGCCGGAAAATCCGGAACACCCGAACGCGTGATCAATGGCGAAATAGAATCCGATGGATGGTATGTGTTTTTTGCGCCCACGCCCGATCACCGCTCCCGCACCGTAACCTGTATCAGGATTGAGCGGGGAAAGGGTAGCTCCAATGCTGTATTGGTAGCTAATTCAATAGCAAAAGTATTGGAGAAGAGAGGGTATATCGTGTCATTTTAG
- a CDS encoding serine/threonine-protein kinase — protein MATSIFKEYFKGYEILGEIGRGNARVLKARHLESGSLVAIKHFAFNTDADTLRRFQRESEIMKSIQHDHIVKIVDVHLDAELPYIVMQLIEGGDVRRLLKDRGTLEVDTVIQLAQHMTDALDAIHAKGVVHRDIKPENIMYRRLPNGELHFLLTDFGIAKLREQTNTVTGSSMLTYEYASPEQFSHARTVSTPTDYYSLGIVLYECLTGSVPFAYNDEDLLWHINRVIECPFPELVLPDNRFLPPSLLQLLHGLLAKQAVHRLNDTEHVRQLLTKAALENAQSRYVKPVSVGKTKKVTQVLEKTKAPAVVAGKKKEVVFTILGVLLFSAFMMGMWAVFPNKEGKEPDNDNANVLPVDSVSVASVHRKPVPAHNNKTLIIPAVHITPEPESRPVAKAAQPAQTDAGVTLQNGMYYDDFSDDVDSIWETGRDENSEFKFSHGKYIIKGLTDSLTYHATVKFNLDVNRNFSVSASATQWGKDPDDAYGINFCGNTESDAYYVYYITSNGYYAVGSMTNGDWQPIINWTRTSNIHSNNEMNTLSIEKRNNSIFFYINDKVENVLPFTGAYGNCFGMRVDGAQTVAFDQLIVKGSR, from the coding sequence ATGGCAACTTCAATTTTTAAAGAATACTTCAAGGGATACGAGATCCTGGGTGAAATCGGCAGGGGCAATGCCCGCGTGCTGAAAGCAAGGCACCTGGAGTCGGGTAGCCTGGTTGCCATCAAGCACTTTGCTTTTAATACCGATGCCGATACGCTGCGCCGTTTTCAACGCGAGTCGGAGATCATGAAATCTATTCAGCATGATCACATCGTAAAAATAGTAGACGTTCACCTCGATGCAGAGCTGCCTTATATAGTAATGCAACTGATAGAGGGTGGTGATGTGCGCCGCCTGTTAAAAGACCGTGGCACGCTGGAAGTGGACACCGTCATTCAGCTGGCGCAACACATGACCGACGCGCTCGACGCCATTCACGCCAAAGGCGTCGTGCATCGCGACATCAAACCCGAGAACATCATGTACCGCCGCCTGCCCAATGGCGAGCTGCATTTTCTGTTAACAGACTTTGGCATTGCCAAACTAAGGGAGCAAACCAATACGGTTACCGGTTCTTCCATGCTTACTTACGAGTATGCATCGCCTGAGCAGTTCAGTCATGCCCGCACGGTGTCAACGCCTACTGACTATTATTCACTCGGTATTGTGTTGTACGAATGTTTAACGGGTTCGGTACCATTTGCCTATAACGATGAAGACCTGTTGTGGCACATCAACCGGGTGATTGAATGTCCGTTTCCGGAACTGGTGTTGCCCGATAACCGCTTTCTGCCACCCAGCCTGTTGCAATTGTTACATGGATTGCTGGCCAAACAGGCCGTTCACCGCCTGAACGATACGGAACACGTCCGGCAGTTACTCACAAAGGCCGCGTTGGAAAATGCCCAGTCGCGCTATGTAAAACCGGTGAGCGTTGGCAAAACAAAAAAGGTAACGCAGGTATTGGAGAAAACAAAGGCGCCTGCTGTGGTAGCTGGTAAAAAGAAAGAGGTGGTGTTCACCATCCTTGGGGTGTTGTTGTTCAGCGCGTTCATGATGGGCATGTGGGCCGTGTTCCCCAATAAAGAAGGGAAAGAACCGGATAACGACAATGCGAACGTATTACCGGTTGATTCGGTTTCGGTAGCCAGTGTGCATCGTAAACCGGTTCCTGCCCATAATAATAAAACGCTCATCATCCCTGCTGTGCACATCACGCCGGAACCGGAGAGCCGGCCCGTGGCGAAGGCTGCGCAGCCGGCACAAACCGATGCAGGCGTAACCTTACAGAACGGGATGTATTACGACGATTTCAGCGATGATGTAGACAGCATTTGGGAAACCGGCCGCGATGAGAACAGTGAGTTCAAATTCTCCCATGGAAAATATATCATCAAAGGATTGACGGATAGTTTAACCTATCACGCTACGGTAAAATTCAACCTGGATGTAAATCGAAACTTCAGTGTGTCGGCCAGCGCCACGCAATGGGGCAAAGACCCTGACGATGCGTATGGCATCAACTTTTGCGGCAACACCGAGAGCGATGCCTATTATGTGTATTACATCACGTCCAATGGTTATTATGCGGTAGGCTCCATGACCAACGGCGACTGGCAGCCGATCATTAACTGGACGCGCACCAGCAATATCCATTCCAACAATGAAATGAATACCCTGTCCATTGAAAAGAGAAACAATTCGATCTTCTTTTATATAAATGACAAAGTAGAAAACGTATTGCCCTTTACCGGCGCCTATGGCAATTGTTTCGGCATGCGGGTAGATGGAGCACAAACAGTAGCATTTGATCAATTGATAGTGAAGGGTTCAAGGTAG
- a CDS encoding PP2C family protein-serine/threonine phosphatase, translating into MKTILLSGNTHPGMRRTENEDTFTCRQLWSPDMALLVVVDGVGGYAGGKRAAAIARDSIDQYMLTPKGDTLTMLREAVIFANNRIAEERLLNPKYSEMCCVLTAAVADAAAGLVYFVHVGDTRLYRYRKGTLQKLTKDHSFVGLREDAGEITEREAMDHPQRNQILREVGSSIHRIDDEDFMQYGKDELLPGDGLLLCSDGLTDMVTAKQIAEVLATSAALNTKVNNIIALANEMGGHDNITVVLLKNNRAKTTTQPVNGAKAKKTVKTKPDTTAVSLPPSTNKLIDKADKPEPKDNPPVKKPGSSNKWIKWNVPVIILLAASSWFFFSRNNETASTTPDKPTNIHEVKSVDDTVHKMPATIFSGQHAAAAGPGALQTPDTLRLSATANLVTVQRYADSVGNTVLLLPAKEKVNHFAALEINKASAKAGDTLVIRNLRMKGFEVGIKVSIPVLVKLENTFFENVKYPVSNQVKPDSTNKSLSVQVVSTEMQ; encoded by the coding sequence ATGAAAACTATTTTGCTTAGTGGCAATACGCATCCCGGTATGCGGCGAACAGAAAACGAAGATACATTCACCTGCCGCCAGTTATGGTCGCCCGATATGGCCCTGCTGGTAGTGGTGGATGGAGTAGGGGGTTATGCCGGGGGGAAACGCGCCGCAGCGATTGCCCGGGACTCTATCGATCAGTACATGTTAACGCCTAAGGGCGATACCCTCACGATGTTGCGCGAAGCCGTGATCTTTGCCAACAACCGCATTGCCGAAGAACGGTTATTAAATCCCAAGTACAGCGAGATGTGTTGCGTACTAACGGCCGCCGTGGCCGATGCGGCTGCGGGACTCGTATACTTTGTGCACGTGGGCGATACCCGCCTGTACCGTTACCGCAAGGGTACACTGCAAAAGCTTACAAAAGATCATTCCTTTGTTGGGCTGCGCGAAGATGCCGGTGAGATCACTGAACGCGAAGCCATGGACCATCCGCAACGCAACCAGATCCTGCGCGAGGTGGGTTCTTCCATTCACCGCATCGATGATGAAGATTTTATGCAGTATGGTAAGGACGAACTGTTGCCGGGCGATGGCTTGTTGTTATGCAGCGACGGCCTTACCGATATGGTAACGGCCAAACAGATAGCCGAAGTGCTGGCTACCAGCGCTGCGTTGAATACCAAGGTGAACAACATCATTGCGCTGGCTAATGAAATGGGCGGCCACGATAACATCACCGTGGTGTTGTTAAAGAACAACCGCGCTAAAACCACCACGCAGCCGGTGAATGGCGCCAAAGCAAAAAAAACTGTTAAAACAAAACCCGATACAACAGCCGTATCACTACCGCCGTCTACCAATAAATTGATAGATAAAGCAGATAAGCCGGAGCCGAAAGATAATCCGCCTGTTAAAAAACCGGGCAGCAGTAACAAATGGATAAAGTGGAACGTCCCGGTGATTATCCTGCTGGCGGCAAGCAGTTGGTTCTTTTTTTCGCGTAACAATGAAACCGCCTCCACTACGCCTGATAAACCAACCAATATACACGAGGTGAAATCGGTTGACGATACGGTACACAAAATGCCCGCTACTATTTTCAGCGGACAACATGCCGCAGCAGCGGGCCCTGGTGCTTTGCAAACTCCCGATACCCTGCGGTTATCGGCTACTGCCAACCTGGTAACGGTTCAGCGGTATGCCGATAGTGTTGGGAACACCGTACTGTTGTTGCCGGCTAAAGAAAAAGTTAATCATTTTGCTGCGCTGGAAATTAACAAGGCTTCTGCTAAAGCAGGTGATACCTTAGTAATAAGAAACCTGCGCATGAAAGGATTTGAAGTTGGCATCAAGGTGAGTATTCCGGTTTTGGTGAAATTGGAGAATACATTTTTTGAAAACGTTAAGTATCCTGTGAGTAACCAGGTTAAACCTGATAGTACAAACAAAAGTCTCTCTGTACAGGTAGTCAGCACAGAGATGCAATAA